The following proteins are encoded in a genomic region of Curtobacterium sp. TC1:
- a CDS encoding DUF4282 domain-containing protein has translation MTDTPRNPGDHTSSDGQPSPRNPGSHTPWTGQPTPQNPGGSTPPAGGGQPPYGAGGPLQGPDGWQSPPPLGDPKAKGFFGALFDFSFNHFVTPIIVKIVYILVLVALVIGWLIAVITGFAQNVGIGLVFLIIGAIGVIVYLALIRMTLELYLSIVRMSEDIHHRLPRG, from the coding sequence ATGACTGACACACCTCGGAATCCCGGCGACCACACATCGTCCGACGGGCAGCCCTCCCCACGGAACCCCGGTAGCCACACTCCTTGGACTGGCCAGCCAACACCGCAGAACCCGGGTGGAAGCACCCCGCCCGCAGGCGGTGGGCAGCCGCCCTACGGCGCGGGTGGGCCGCTGCAAGGCCCAGACGGCTGGCAGTCACCGCCGCCGCTGGGTGACCCGAAGGCAAAAGGGTTCTTCGGCGCTCTGTTCGACTTCTCCTTCAACCACTTCGTCACGCCGATCATCGTCAAGATCGTTTACATCCTCGTGCTTGTCGCGCTCGTGATTGGCTGGCTGATCGCCGTTATCACCGGCTTTGCCCAGAACGTCGGCATCGGCCTGGTGTTCCTGATCATCGGTGCCATCGGCGTCATCGTCTACCTGGCCCTGATCCGCATGACCTTGGAGCTATACCTGTCGATCGTCCGGATGAGCGAAGACATCCACCACCGGCTTCCCCGAGGCTGA
- a CDS encoding ATP-binding protein gives MDPLLNPFRPGAGIRPPELVGRQAEIDLVDLMVAHSRRQRNDGGLILYGLRGVGKTVLLSRLRQIVENAGWVTVQLEARPGESGKLIARQSLARGVAMAGRKMNRFQHALGEVREALASVTSFSATIGGTGVSLGVDPSPHRANSGLIEVDLEELVADLAAPLQKNQSAFAIFVDEMQDLDRDLLTALLAVQHRAGQQDWPFYIIGAGLSTLRRTLAEARSYSERFTIREVGPLAADAAATALAKPAEEFGARFTDEALAEILGAANGYPFFLQTYGKAVWELSTDRLIDGTTAIAGIEEGNADLDQGFFPARWDRTTPLERQYLRAIVAVSGSTASTSAIADALGKPATSLSPVRQSLIEKGIIFAERRGYVSFTVPNMDAFIRRQNDLDDVEDD, from the coding sequence GTGGATCCGCTTCTGAACCCGTTCCGGCCTGGCGCCGGCATCCGGCCGCCCGAGCTGGTCGGGCGGCAAGCTGAGATCGATCTTGTCGACCTCATGGTTGCGCACAGCCGTCGACAGCGGAATGACGGGGGCCTGATTCTGTATGGCCTGCGCGGCGTCGGTAAGACGGTGCTGTTGTCACGGCTGCGGCAGATCGTCGAGAACGCCGGTTGGGTCACGGTTCAGCTAGAAGCTCGACCGGGCGAGTCCGGGAAGCTCATCGCCCGTCAGTCGCTCGCTCGGGGTGTCGCGATGGCTGGGCGGAAGATGAACCGTTTCCAACATGCCCTCGGTGAAGTACGTGAGGCACTTGCAAGCGTCACGTCCTTCTCTGCGACCATCGGCGGTACCGGGGTGTCACTCGGCGTGGATCCTTCCCCGCATCGGGCGAATTCCGGGCTGATCGAAGTGGATCTCGAGGAGCTCGTCGCTGATCTCGCAGCCCCGCTGCAAAAGAACCAGAGCGCGTTCGCAATCTTCGTCGATGAGATGCAGGACCTCGACCGGGACCTTTTGACCGCACTGCTTGCGGTCCAACACCGCGCGGGCCAGCAGGACTGGCCGTTTTACATCATCGGGGCGGGCCTGTCGACACTTCGCCGAACCCTCGCCGAAGCACGCTCCTACTCCGAACGCTTCACCATCCGGGAAGTGGGCCCCTTGGCTGCTGACGCGGCTGCTACTGCTCTGGCAAAGCCTGCCGAGGAGTTCGGAGCCCGCTTCACCGACGAGGCCCTTGCCGAGATCCTCGGCGCAGCGAACGGCTACCCCTTCTTCCTGCAGACCTACGGGAAGGCGGTGTGGGAGCTCTCCACCGACCGCCTGATCGACGGGACCACCGCAATTGCTGGGATCGAGGAAGGCAATGCGGACCTCGATCAGGGCTTCTTCCCCGCTCGCTGGGATCGGACCACGCCCCTTGAGCGTCAGTACCTGCGTGCGATCGTCGCCGTCAGCGGTAGCACCGCGAGCACATCCGCCATCGCTGATGCGCTCGGGAAGCCCGCCACATCGCTCAGCCCTGTGCGCCAATCGCTGATCGAGAAGGGCATCATCTTCGCCGAGCGCCGCGGGTACGTCAGCTTCACCGTGCCGAACATGGACGCGTTCATCCGCCGTCAGAACGACCTCGACGACGTCGAAGATGACTAG